In one Shewanella loihica PV-4 genomic region, the following are encoded:
- a CDS encoding FimV/HubP family polar landmark protein, protein MKRVQYLVMLCLVLLGQAGLMSLPAWAKLTHVSINQRLSDLGQRPTLRVNIVTQSVNLDKVQFIVEQRSGSERLMVKPMNSYMLLLSGVEEVEDGEAQLVVKEYLVNNWQEVKRMPLFDAATAYQQSKPVKPKPVKSNTPVKTAKTNKQPSQPLAAAQQSLASLPPVDVGDRVQQGCQLDYAPPQTLWRLGSTYAKQWQLSTYGAMLAIFEANPNAFNDRKINGLRADVTLKCPSAALKQRYQSADAARAAFEALTAE, encoded by the coding sequence ATGAAGAGAGTGCAATATCTGGTCATGCTGTGCCTAGTGCTGCTAGGGCAAGCCGGGCTAATGAGTCTGCCCGCCTGGGCTAAGCTTACCCACGTCAGTATCAATCAAAGGCTGTCAGATCTGGGGCAGCGCCCGACGCTCAGGGTCAATATCGTTACCCAATCGGTCAACCTGGATAAGGTGCAGTTTATCGTCGAGCAGCGCTCCGGCAGCGAGCGATTGATGGTCAAGCCGATGAACTCCTATATGTTGCTGCTAAGTGGCGTCGAAGAGGTGGAAGATGGCGAGGCGCAGCTGGTGGTCAAGGAGTATCTGGTCAACAACTGGCAGGAGGTGAAGCGCATGCCGCTGTTTGATGCCGCCACGGCTTATCAGCAGAGCAAGCCGGTTAAACCAAAGCCTGTCAAATCAAATACGCCGGTTAAAACAGCCAAGACCAACAAGCAGCCGTCGCAACCCCTTGCCGCTGCCCAGCAGTCACTAGCAAGTTTGCCGCCTGTCGATGTAGGCGATCGGGTGCAGCAGGGATGTCAGCTGGATTATGCCCCGCCTCAGACCCTGTGGCGCCTCGGCAGCACCTACGCCAAGCAGTGGCAGCTGAGCACCTATGGCGCCATGCTGGCCATCTTCGAGGCGAACCCCAATGCCTTTAACGATCGCAAGATCAATGGCCTGCGGGCAGATGTGACCCTTAAGTGCCCGTCGGCGGCCCTCAAGCAGAGATACCAGAGCGCCGATGCGGCAAGAGCAGCCTTCGAGGCGCTGACGGCAGAATAG
- the argS gene encoding arginine--tRNA ligase, with product MKSHIQSLLEQAIQTLKQQAIIPADFEARIQVDRTKDKTHGDFATNLAMMLTKVARKNPREVAQLIIDSLPQNSQVAKVEIAGPGFINFFIDENALTNQLMAALSDDHLGVTLPTPQTVVVDYSSPNLAKEMHVGHLRSTIIGDAVVRALEFQGHKVIRQNHVGDWGTQFGMLLAYMEELRAQQGEQAQVELADLESFYRAAKVRFDESEEFATRARQLVVELQSGDEYCNKLWREFNDISLSHCHEVYERLGVSLTRADVRGESAYNDDLEQVVRDLDAQGLLSESNGAKVVFQDEFQTKEGEPLPVIIQKADGGFLYATSDLAAMRYRSNVLKADRALYFVDLRQALHFQQVFSLARTANFVRPELSLEHMGFGTMNGEDGRPFKTRSGGVVKLVDLLSEAETRALELVRSKNPDMDEEELAKIAKVVGIASVKYADLSKNRASDYIFSFEQMLSFEGNTAPYLLYAYTRVAGIFKRAAEIDLTGASIKLEHDKEKELGNKLAQFAEVLGRMVAKGQPHALCGYLFELAGAFSSFYEACPVLAADSEDEKKSRLLLAQLTAKTLKQGLDLLGIETLERM from the coding sequence ATGAAATCACATATTCAATCTTTGCTCGAACAAGCCATTCAAACCCTAAAACAGCAGGCGATCATCCCTGCCGATTTTGAGGCTCGTATTCAGGTTGACCGAACCAAAGACAAAACCCACGGTGATTTTGCCACCAACCTAGCCATGATGCTGACCAAGGTGGCTCGCAAGAATCCTCGTGAGGTCGCACAGCTGATAATCGATAGCCTGCCACAAAACAGCCAGGTGGCTAAAGTTGAGATCGCCGGCCCAGGTTTCATCAACTTCTTTATCGATGAGAACGCCCTGACCAACCAGCTGATGGCCGCCCTGAGCGACGATCACCTGGGTGTAACCCTGCCAACGCCGCAGACAGTGGTGGTCGACTACTCTTCGCCAAACCTGGCCAAAGAGATGCACGTAGGCCACCTACGTTCAACCATTATCGGTGACGCCGTGGTACGCGCGCTGGAGTTCCAGGGTCACAAGGTGATCCGCCAGAACCACGTCGGCGACTGGGGCACCCAGTTCGGCATGCTGCTGGCCTACATGGAAGAGCTACGCGCCCAGCAAGGCGAGCAAGCCCAGGTTGAACTGGCGGATCTCGAGAGCTTCTACCGCGCCGCAAAGGTACGTTTCGACGAGTCGGAAGAGTTTGCTACCCGCGCTCGCCAGCTCGTGGTTGAGCTGCAATCGGGCGACGAGTACTGCAACAAGCTATGGCGTGAATTTAACGATATCTCACTGAGCCATTGCCACGAGGTTTATGAGCGTCTGGGCGTGAGCCTGACCCGCGCCGACGTGCGCGGCGAGAGCGCCTACAACGATGACCTCGAGCAGGTGGTACGGGATCTGGATGCCCAGGGCCTATTGTCAGAAAGTAACGGCGCCAAGGTGGTCTTCCAGGATGAGTTCCAAACCAAAGAGGGTGAACCACTGCCTGTGATCATCCAGAAGGCCGACGGCGGCTTCCTGTATGCCACCAGCGATCTGGCGGCGATGCGCTATCGCTCAAACGTACTCAAGGCCGACCGCGCCCTGTACTTCGTCGACCTGCGTCAGGCCCTGCACTTCCAGCAGGTATTCAGCCTGGCCCGCACCGCTAACTTCGTCCGTCCAGAGCTGAGTCTGGAACACATGGGCTTTGGCACCATGAACGGCGAAGATGGTCGCCCATTCAAGACCCGCTCTGGTGGCGTGGTGAAGCTGGTTGATCTGCTGAGCGAGGCCGAGACCCGTGCGCTGGAACTGGTACGCAGCAAGAATCCAGATATGGATGAAGAGGAGCTGGCCAAGATCGCCAAAGTGGTGGGTATCGCCTCGGTGAAATATGCCGACCTGTCGAAGAACCGCGCCAGTGACTACATCTTCAGCTTCGAGCAGATGCTGAGCTTCGAGGGCAACACGGCGCCTTACCTGCTCTACGCCTACACGCGTGTTGCAGGCATCTTCAAGCGTGCGGCCGAAATCGACCTCACGGGCGCCAGCATCAAGCTGGAGCACGACAAAGAGAAAGAGCTGGGCAACAAGCTGGCCCAGTTTGCCGAGGTGCTAGGCCGCATGGTGGCCAAGGGTCAGCCTCACGCCCTGTGTGGCTACCTGTTTGAACTGGCTGGCGCCTTCTCAAGCTTCTACGAGGCCTGCCCAGTGCTGGCGGCCGACTCAGAAGATGAGAAGAAGAGCCGTCTATTGCTAGCACAGCTGACCGCTAAGACGCTGAAGCAGGGTCTTGATCTACTGGGTATCGAAACCTTAGAACGCATGTAG
- the priA gene encoding primosomal protein N' — MSLFVEVALPVPMRQAFSYRVKEADLDKAQVGVRVRVPFGRQQLIGLVTGLSQSCDLAPNQIKSVITFLDHEGVLPPSLYKLTQWAARYYFCSLGQMLSQALPVALRKGAEVEAQQLQVWRVTAAGQEADIDLLKRAPAQRKLLLALLETELSQDELNALEQSKTALKALVERGWIECIERRIESNLSWRDGLELDETPHQLNPEQAIAVAMLNQQQGYHCTLLEGITGSGKTEVYLALLETVLKQGKQALILVPEIGLTPQTISRFKRRFKVQVAVIHSGLTDNQRLSAWRLARSGEAAIIIGTRSALFTPMRYPGIIILDEEHDASFKQQEGIGYHARDLAVMRGHLESIPVLLGSATPSLETLQNALSGRYQHLSLGSRAGAAEKVRQGIIDIRNQPLKNGLSHGLLNEMRIHLDAGNQVLLFLNRRGFAPALLCHECGHLHECDRCDAFFTVHQSLGEIRCHHCGNQYAIPRQCHQCGSTMLMGQGVGTEQLADALAKEFPNYPVVRIDRDTTSRKGALETHLNAIHKGEYKILVGTQMLAKGHHFPDVTLVGLLDVDGALFSADFRAPERFGQLYTQVSGRAGRARKPGTVLLQTHQCDNPILRELMHKGYGEFARGQLEERKQALLPPAWHMLLLRAEAHKAEDADAFLAQVAQLLPQDEQCEIIGPMPAPMDRKAGKFRRQLMFQTKTRGLLQQAFEQALPQIEALPLAKRCRWSLDRDPQDLL, encoded by the coding sequence ATGTCCCTGTTTGTCGAAGTCGCCCTCCCCGTCCCCATGCGCCAAGCCTTTAGCTATCGCGTCAAAGAGGCCGATCTCGACAAGGCTCAGGTAGGCGTCAGGGTCAGGGTACCCTTCGGTCGCCAGCAGCTGATCGGCCTAGTGACAGGCCTAAGCCAGAGCTGCGACTTGGCGCCGAATCAGATCAAGTCGGTTATCACCTTCCTAGACCATGAAGGGGTATTACCCCCCTCGCTGTACAAGCTGACCCAATGGGCCGCCCGCTACTATTTTTGCAGCCTAGGGCAGATGTTGTCTCAGGCCCTCCCCGTCGCCCTGCGTAAGGGTGCCGAGGTAGAGGCGCAGCAGCTACAGGTCTGGCGCGTGACCGCTGCCGGACAGGAAGCGGATATCGATCTGCTAAAGCGTGCACCCGCCCAGCGCAAGCTGCTGCTTGCCCTGTTAGAAACAGAGCTCAGCCAGGATGAACTCAATGCCCTGGAGCAGAGCAAGACGGCGCTAAAGGCTCTTGTTGAACGGGGCTGGATAGAGTGTATCGAGCGGCGTATCGAATCAAATCTCAGCTGGCGCGACGGGCTCGAACTCGATGAGACGCCCCATCAGCTCAATCCCGAACAGGCCATCGCCGTCGCCATGCTCAACCAACAGCAGGGCTACCACTGTACCCTACTCGAGGGGATCACAGGTTCGGGCAAGACAGAGGTCTATCTGGCGCTGCTGGAAACGGTACTTAAGCAGGGCAAACAGGCGCTGATCTTGGTGCCCGAGATCGGCCTGACACCCCAGACCATCAGCCGCTTCAAGCGTCGCTTCAAGGTGCAGGTGGCGGTGATCCACTCTGGGCTCACCGACAATCAACGCCTGAGCGCCTGGCGCCTGGCCAGAAGTGGCGAGGCCGCCATCATCATCGGTACCCGCTCGGCGCTGTTCACCCCCATGCGCTATCCCGGCATCATCATCCTGGATGAGGAGCACGACGCCAGCTTCAAACAGCAAGAGGGGATCGGCTATCACGCCCGGGACTTAGCCGTGATGCGCGGCCATCTGGAATCGATTCCCGTGCTCCTTGGCAGCGCCACCCCCTCCTTGGAGACGCTGCAGAATGCCCTCTCCGGGCGCTACCAACACCTGAGCCTGGGAAGCCGCGCCGGCGCCGCCGAGAAGGTGCGCCAGGGGATCATCGACATCCGCAATCAGCCGCTCAAGAATGGTCTCTCCCATGGCCTGCTCAACGAGATGCGAATCCATCTGGATGCGGGCAATCAGGTGCTGCTGTTTCTCAACCGTCGCGGCTTCGCCCCGGCGCTGCTGTGTCACGAGTGCGGCCACCTGCACGAGTGCGATCGCTGCGACGCCTTCTTCACTGTGCATCAGTCCCTAGGCGAGATCCGTTGCCACCACTGCGGCAATCAGTACGCCATCCCCCGGCAGTGCCACCAGTGCGGCAGCACCATGTTGATGGGCCAAGGGGTGGGCACAGAGCAGCTGGCCGACGCTCTGGCTAAGGAGTTTCCCAACTACCCTGTGGTGCGGATCGACCGCGACACCACCAGCCGCAAAGGGGCGCTGGAAACCCACCTTAACGCCATCCATAAGGGGGAATATAAGATCTTGGTCGGCACCCAGATGCTCGCCAAGGGCCACCATTTCCCCGACGTCACCTTGGTCGGCCTGTTAGATGTGGATGGCGCCCTGTTCAGCGCCGACTTTCGCGCCCCCGAGCGTTTCGGCCAGCTCTATACTCAGGTATCGGGCCGCGCCGGACGAGCGCGCAAGCCGGGCACTGTGCTGCTGCAGACCCACCAATGTGACAACCCCATACTGAGAGAGTTGATGCACAAGGGGTATGGCGAGTTCGCCCGCGGCCAGCTAGAGGAGCGTAAACAGGCCCTGTTGCCGCCGGCCTGGCACATGTTGCTGTTGCGTGCCGAGGCCCACAAGGCCGAAGATGCCGACGCCTTCCTCGCCCAGGTTGCCCAGTTACTGCCGCAAGACGAGCAGTGCGAGATCATCGGTCCCATGCCCGCCCCCATGGACAGAAAGGCCGGCAAGTTCCGCCGTCAGCTGATGTTCCAGACCAAGACCCGCGGGCTGTTGCAGCAGGCCTTCGAGCAGGCATTGCCGCAGATCGAAGCCCTGCCCCTGGCCAAGCGATGCCGCTGGAGCCTAGATCGCGACCCGCAGGATCTCCTGTGA
- the rpmE gene encoding 50S ribosomal protein L31: MKPGIHPEYAEITATCTCGNVIKVNSTAGKPLHLDVCGACHPFYTGTQKVMDTGGRIDKFNKRFGMLGKK, encoded by the coding sequence ATGAAACCAGGCATTCATCCTGAATATGCTGAAATCACTGCAACTTGTACTTGTGGTAACGTTATCAAAGTAAACTCAACTGCAGGTAAGCCACTGCACTTGGACGTATGTGGTGCATGTCACCCATTCTACACTGGTACTCAGAAAGTTATGGATACCGGTGGACGTATCGACAAGTTCAACAAGCGTTTCGGTATGCTTGGCAAGAAGTAA
- a CDS encoding thermonuclease family protein → MDKILALSLSLCSFLATAAGSLCAPTHYDETVTFASVIDGDTLMLEDGRQLRLIGIDSPEIDRHYPELSEPFANRARNFLASRLLPGQKLKLAFDRKRLDPKGKTLAYAYTQEGEHLQEIMLSQGYAKARVYQNDYFWQCLVNIERQARQERRGLWSHKSYQAKSPDELNRDDRNRWREVRGVVTGFERKGQQLWLIIDEIFYVGIPREESGKFSNILTLNLLESPVIVRGELYYSYKKWQMIAHHPSQISLQNKP, encoded by the coding sequence ATGGACAAGATTCTGGCCCTCTCTCTTTCTCTCTGCTCCTTCCTGGCGACGGCCGCTGGCAGCCTGTGCGCGCCGACCCATTATGATGAGACTGTCACCTTCGCCTCGGTGATCGATGGTGATACCTTGATGCTGGAAGATGGCCGTCAGCTGAGGCTTATCGGCATCGACTCGCCCGAGATAGACAGGCACTACCCAGAGCTGTCTGAGCCCTTCGCCAATCGCGCGCGCAATTTCCTCGCCTCGCGTCTGCTGCCTGGGCAGAAACTCAAACTGGCCTTCGATCGTAAACGTCTGGATCCCAAAGGGAAAACCTTAGCCTATGCCTATACCCAGGAGGGAGAGCACCTGCAGGAGATAATGCTGAGTCAGGGCTATGCCAAGGCGAGGGTCTATCAGAATGATTATTTCTGGCAGTGTTTGGTCAATATCGAGCGCCAGGCTCGTCAAGAAAGACGTGGATTATGGAGCCATAAAAGCTATCAAGCCAAGTCGCCGGATGAGCTAAATCGTGACGATCGCAATCGCTGGCGAGAGGTCAGAGGAGTGGTGACGGGTTTTGAAAGAAAAGGTCAGCAATTGTGGCTGATTATCGATGAAATCTTTTATGTGGGTATACCTAGAGAAGAATCTGGTAAATTTAGCAACATTTTAACCCTGAACCTGCTTGAAAGTCCGGTAATTGTGCGTGGTGAGTTGTATTATTCCTACAAAAAATGGCAGATGATCGCCCATCATCCTTCGCAGATAAGTTTGCAAAATAAGCCTTAG
- a CDS encoding SPOR domain-containing protein, with the protein MSNRDYANRRPASKGRKKSTGGRRQPAPAPRRFPFVLSLVTLGLVGGFGYFLWSINDSADKVETQPEVQAAKPKVVKKDPNALPPKPKEEWTYQEELENKQVEVDIPENTTPTRPYQMQCGSFRQESQANEMKAVIAFQGLEAQVRKVSGSNGTWYKVVLGPYERKRLAEKHRHILQRGGLNGCQIWFWEGS; encoded by the coding sequence ATGAGCAATCGCGATTACGCCAACAGAAGACCTGCCTCGAAAGGACGTAAGAAGAGCACGGGTGGCCGACGTCAGCCGGCACCAGCGCCGAGACGCTTCCCCTTCGTGCTCTCTCTGGTGACCCTGGGGTTAGTGGGCGGTTTCGGCTACTTCCTCTGGAGCATCAACGACAGCGCCGACAAGGTAGAGACTCAACCCGAGGTGCAAGCGGCGAAGCCTAAGGTGGTCAAGAAGGACCCCAATGCGCTACCGCCTAAGCCAAAGGAAGAGTGGACCTACCAAGAGGAGCTGGAGAATAAGCAGGTCGAGGTGGATATTCCGGAAAACACCACGCCGACTCGCCCCTACCAGATGCAATGCGGCTCCTTCAGACAGGAATCTCAGGCCAATGAGATGAAGGCGGTGATCGCCTTCCAGGGGCTAGAGGCGCAGGTGCGTAAGGTCAGCGGCAGCAACGGCACCTGGTATAAGGTGGTGCTAGGCCCTTACGAGCGTAAACGCCTTGCCGAGAAACATCGCCACATACTACAGCGTGGCGGCCTCAACGGCTGTCAGATCTGGTTCTGGGAAGGCAGCTAG
- a CDS encoding gamma-butyrobetaine hydroxylase-like domain-containing protein has protein sequence MTPQSDTPKVTGLKLKRKSRQLEISFDNGQQFTLSCELLRVYSPSAEVHGHGNPVLVTHKKNVNINAITPVGNYAVKLVFDDGHDTGLYSWKVLYDLASNQVDLWENYLARLRAAKASREPLIDMAVKYHT, from the coding sequence ATGACCCCCCAAAGCGATACGCCCAAGGTCACAGGGCTCAAACTCAAACGCAAGTCGCGCCAGCTGGAGATAAGTTTCGACAACGGTCAGCAATTTACCTTGAGCTGCGAACTCCTAAGGGTCTACTCCCCCTCGGCCGAGGTCCATGGTCACGGCAATCCCGTGCTGGTCACCCACAAGAAGAACGTCAATATCAACGCCATCACCCCTGTAGGCAACTATGCAGTCAAGCTGGTGTTCGACGACGGCCACGACACAGGCCTCTACTCTTGGAAGGTGCTCTATGATCTGGCCAGCAATCAGGTAGATCTGTGGGAGAACTATCTGGCCAGACTACGCGCCGCCAAGGCCAGCCGCGAGCCGCTGATCGATATGGCCGTGAAGTATCACACCTAA
- the hslU gene encoding HslU--HslV peptidase ATPase subunit, whose product MSEMTPREIVHELDSHIIGQQNAKRSVAIALRNRWRRMQLDAALRQEVTPKNILMIGPTGVGKTEIARRLAKLAKAPFIKVEATKFTEVGYVGKEVEQIIRDLTDAAVKLTREEQMAKCKFRAEEAAEERILDALLPKPKEDWDTEKKDDTGTRQVFRKKLREGQLDDKEIEIDIAAPQVGIEIMSPPGMEEMTSQLQSMFQNMGPGASKRRKMTIKEAYKLLIEEEAAKLVNPDDLKEQAIELVEQHGIVFLDEIDKICKRGDTSGPDVSREGVQRDLLPLVEGCTVNTKHGMVKTDHILFIASGAFQMSKPSDLIPELQGRLPIRVELEALSANDFKRILTEPHASLTEQYVALMATEGVKVEFSESGIERIAQAAWQVNERTENIGARRLHTVMERLMEDLSFEASDKSGSTTVIDADYVNAHLENLVQDEDLSRFIL is encoded by the coding sequence ATGTCTGAGATGACTCCACGCGAGATTGTTCACGAGCTGGACAGCCACATCATAGGCCAGCAAAACGCCAAGCGTTCGGTCGCTATCGCCCTGCGTAACCGCTGGCGTCGTATGCAGCTAGATGCCGCGCTGCGCCAAGAAGTCACCCCAAAAAACATTCTGATGATAGGCCCTACGGGTGTAGGTAAGACAGAGATCGCCCGCCGTCTGGCCAAGCTGGCCAAGGCGCCTTTCATCAAGGTCGAAGCCACTAAGTTTACCGAAGTCGGTTACGTGGGTAAGGAGGTCGAGCAGATCATCCGTGACCTCACCGACGCCGCCGTCAAGCTGACCCGCGAAGAGCAGATGGCCAAGTGTAAGTTCAGAGCCGAAGAAGCGGCCGAAGAGCGTATTCTCGATGCCCTACTACCTAAACCCAAGGAAGACTGGGACACTGAGAAGAAAGATGACACCGGCACCCGTCAGGTGTTTCGCAAGAAGCTACGCGAAGGCCAGCTGGACGACAAAGAGATCGAGATCGATATCGCCGCGCCTCAGGTGGGCATAGAGATCATGTCGCCACCCGGCATGGAAGAGATGACCAGCCAGCTGCAGAGCATGTTCCAAAACATGGGCCCTGGCGCCAGCAAGCGTCGTAAGATGACCATCAAGGAAGCCTATAAGCTATTGATCGAAGAGGAAGCCGCCAAGCTGGTGAATCCTGACGATCTTAAAGAGCAGGCGATCGAACTGGTCGAGCAACACGGCATCGTCTTCCTAGATGAGATCGACAAGATCTGTAAGCGTGGCGACACCTCGGGGCCAGACGTCTCTCGCGAAGGGGTTCAACGCGACTTACTGCCTCTGGTGGAAGGCTGCACGGTCAACACCAAGCACGGCATGGTCAAGACAGACCATATCCTGTTTATCGCCTCGGGCGCGTTCCAGATGTCTAAGCCATCGGATCTCATCCCCGAGCTGCAGGGCCGTCTACCGATCCGCGTCGAGCTGGAAGCCCTGTCTGCCAACGACTTTAAGCGCATTCTCACCGAGCCCCATGCCTCGCTCACCGAGCAGTATGTGGCATTGATGGCCACCGAAGGCGTTAAGGTCGAGTTTAGCGAGTCGGGTATCGAGCGCATCGCTCAGGCTGCCTGGCAGGTCAACGAGCGCACCGAAAATATCGGTGCCCGCCGCCTGCATACCGTGATGGAGCGCCTGATGGAAGATCTCTCCTTCGAGGCCTCGGACAAGTCAGGCAGCACGACTGTGATCGATGCCGACTATGTTAACGCTCACCTGGAGAACTTGGTACAGGACGAAGATCTCAGCCGCTTCATCCTGTAA
- a CDS encoding DUF3859 domain-containing protein produces the protein MSKLKADVTILQAGLFSRWDEESPDLPKFLKATVHVPAEIDIEFGFIARIRKAKNQRLSYCIYHPHIPDQQGNVRPPFEGELFVESNDWKFYLGDTIWAPEHDKVGRWRMTLSLGDKVVAEKTFHVHLNDEESQVANFWKRRGF, from the coding sequence TTGTCTAAGCTCAAAGCCGATGTCACCATACTACAGGCCGGACTCTTCAGCCGTTGGGATGAAGAGAGCCCGGATCTGCCCAAGTTTCTCAAGGCCACGGTCCATGTGCCGGCAGAGATAGACATAGAATTTGGCTTCATCGCTCGTATCCGCAAGGCCAAGAATCAAAGGTTGAGCTACTGCATCTATCATCCCCATATTCCAGACCAGCAGGGCAATGTTCGCCCGCCCTTCGAGGGTGAGCTGTTTGTCGAGTCCAACGACTGGAAGTTCTATCTGGGTGACACCATCTGGGCCCCCGAGCATGACAAGGTGGGCAGGTGGCGCATGACACTATCCCTGGGTGACAAGGTGGTTGCCGAGAAGACCTTTCATGTGCATCTTAACGATGAGGAGAGTCAGGTGGCGAACTTTTGGAAACGCAGGGGCTTTTAA
- the hslV gene encoding ATP-dependent protease subunit HslV — protein sequence MTTIVSVRRNNQVVIAGDGQVSLGNTVMKGNARKVRRLYHNKVLAGFAGGTADAFTLFERFESKLEMHQGHLMRAAVEMAKDWRSDRVLRKLEALLAVADTECSLIITGNGDVVQPENDLIAIGSGGNFAQAAATALLENTDLSAKEIAEKSLTIAGDICVFTNQFKTIEELNY from the coding sequence GTGACCACAATCGTTTCAGTACGTCGCAACAATCAGGTTGTCATTGCCGGAGACGGCCAGGTATCACTGGGAAATACAGTGATGAAAGGAAACGCCAGAAAGGTTCGACGCCTGTATCACAACAAGGTCCTCGCGGGCTTTGCCGGCGGCACCGCCGATGCTTTTACCCTATTCGAACGCTTCGAATCTAAGTTAGAGATGCACCAGGGCCATCTGATGCGCGCCGCGGTCGAGATGGCCAAAGATTGGCGCTCAGACAGGGTGCTGCGCAAGCTCGAGGCACTCTTGGCGGTAGCCGATACCGAGTGCAGCCTGATCATCACAGGTAACGGCGATGTGGTGCAGCCAGAAAACGACCTGATCGCCATAGGCTCAGGCGGCAACTTTGCCCAGGCCGCGGCCACGGCACTGCTGGAAAATACCGATCTCAGCGCCAAGGAGATCGCCGAAAAGTCTTTGACCATTGCCGGTGACATCTGTGTATTCACCAACCAATTCAAGACGATAGAAGAACTGAATTACTAA
- a CDS encoding beta strand repeat-containing protein — MTKLLPLAAAIAMTIGTAHAADSTATTSQNGSGNIASTVQTGTNHTATINTALGFDSSATIDQAGDAQTATINQIGGVANSSAMVTQSVSSNNATVNQEHMDNTHATVTQAGESNNADVNQLHVNDSQAIVVQQGNTNNANIRQYGFGIHNPAGSTILQTGNNNSANTDQDTSTDALSTVVQTGAENIANVNQMNNAERSVVAINQITNSSVATATQDGSADSSITINQINGSIGTADVTQSNGSENLASVTQDDNSLNATASVSQTGSFNQVNTLQQHAINTSLSVMQNGESNIASVNQEHVNDSVATVNVTGDTNTTTVRQYGFGYHEPASATVTTVGNFNNVNINQDTSFMAEASVNQVGNGNIALVSQLNESDNSKVFIDQIDASENGNVVVAQDQAADSTATVMQSGVNGSAVFVAQGPGSQLNANVNQTASVGGIVNINQDGLDQGAMVSQSGTDNMADIDQTASLNRVTVAQMGDFGAADIDQTGNNNEGWLNQTGGEYNDAVLLQQGDDNYAMIEQSGLGLDGAHNLATINQLGMNDSASIMQAGGFGNTATITQN, encoded by the coding sequence ATGACAAAGCTACTTCCACTGGCCGCCGCCATTGCGATGACAATAGGTACCGCCCACGCTGCCGACAGCACGGCGACCACTTCACAAAATGGTTCGGGTAACATTGCCTCGACGGTGCAGACTGGTACTAATCATACTGCGACTATCAATACCGCCCTGGGTTTCGACAGCTCGGCGACTATCGACCAAGCCGGTGACGCGCAAACGGCCACCATCAACCAGATCGGCGGCGTCGCGAACTCTAGCGCCATGGTGACTCAGTCTGTGTCGTCAAATAACGCTACCGTTAACCAGGAGCACATGGACAACACCCATGCGACGGTTACCCAGGCCGGTGAGAGCAACAACGCCGATGTGAATCAGCTGCATGTTAACGACTCACAGGCGATCGTTGTGCAACAGGGTAACACCAACAACGCCAACATCAGACAGTATGGTTTCGGCATCCATAACCCAGCCGGTTCAACCATATTGCAGACTGGCAACAACAACAGCGCTAATACAGATCAAGATACCTCTACCGACGCCCTGTCGACCGTAGTACAGACCGGCGCCGAGAACATCGCCAACGTTAACCAGATGAACAACGCCGAACGTTCGGTTGTTGCGATTAATCAGATCACTAACAGCTCTGTGGCAACGGCGACTCAGGATGGCTCTGCCGACTCGAGCATCACCATCAACCAGATCAACGGCTCTATCGGCACCGCCGATGTGACCCAAAGCAACGGCAGCGAAAACCTGGCGAGCGTGACTCAGGATGATAACAGCCTGAATGCCACGGCGAGCGTGTCGCAAACTGGCAGCTTCAACCAGGTGAATACACTGCAACAGCATGCCATCAACACCAGCCTGAGCGTGATGCAAAACGGTGAGTCTAACATCGCCTCAGTTAATCAAGAGCATGTGAACGACAGCGTCGCGACCGTAAATGTGACCGGTGACACCAACACCACCACAGTGCGTCAGTATGGCTTCGGTTACCATGAACCAGCGTCGGCGACCGTAACGACTGTGGGTAACTTCAACAACGTGAACATCAATCAGGATACTTCGTTCATGGCTGAGGCCAGCGTAAACCAGGTGGGTAACGGTAACATCGCCCTGGTGAGCCAGCTTAATGAGTCTGATAATTCCAAGGTGTTCATCGACCAGATCGATGCCAGCGAAAACGGTAATGTTGTCGTGGCGCAGGATCAGGCTGCCGACTCTACGGCGACTGTGATGCAGTCAGGTGTTAATGGTTCGGCGGTATTTGTGGCCCAGGGTCCAGGTAGCCAGCTGAATGCCAACGTGAACCAAACTGCTAGCGTGGGCGGTATCGTAAATATCAATCAAGATGGCCTAGATCAAGGCGCCATGGTGAGCCAGAGCGGCACAGACAACATGGCCGACATCGACCAGACTGCCTCGCTGAACCGCGTGACTGTTGCTCAGATGGGCGATTTCGGTGCAGCCGATATCGACCAGACAGGCAACAACAACGAAGGTTGGCTTAACCAGACCGGCGGCGAATACAATGACGCCGTGCTGCTGCAACAGGGCGATGACAACTACGCCATGATCGAGCAATCTGGCCTGGGTCTTGATGGCGCACACAACCTGGCGACCATCAACCAGCTGGGCATGAACGATAGCGCTTCTATCATGCAGGCCGGTGGTTTCGGTAATACGGCGACCATCACGCAGAACTAA